A single region of the Acidobacteriota bacterium genome encodes:
- a CDS encoding PmoA family protein, translating into MRVPAAPVVVPIVLLALAALVAGCTQNTGAEGAEAQETASSVLLRAVQDEETGSISIYREGEEEPIVTQNASAEHRPFLHPIVAPDGKGLATQYSPGHHPHQTGLYWGFTRVNGEPMDADTLRQWFYRRDKPEEIAKAIGRDYFHNPGGDYWRRESASVVTQAGTEVQWQTVYGMLDAEGNAFMTETQNWSMRAEEDRFILDLEWAGEAHTEVSINEMSYGGMFLRMPWHKDIAGEAVNAARQRNRQAEGQRAMWVDVGMQVEGRDDFLHVAIFDHPMNAGYPQTWRVDGQLGVGPTRARMGDWHIPEGATEVIRHRLIVYTGELNDLELTEDWEEYTGAAEGSYSTSSLWGIAQREAKQEKFLTPEEAVDAMTVRDGFKVNAWASEPMITQPMAFAWDDRGRMWIAENRDYETRGRGFSGSGDSRILILEDTDRDGAADSKKVFAEGIPFPAALAVGFDGVFVGAPPHLLFLPDRDGDDVADMDDAEILLTGWGIRDRHETINSFHWGPDGWLYGLEGFATPSRIRKPGPDETIYGHNDPFPDDLFEYDGVDINGGVWRYHPTKDRFEVVAHGFSNPWGIDYDAKGQIFITACVIPHLFHVVPGGIYHRQGGSHFNPYVYGDIRTIVNHRHRSAHGGARVYLSDAFPEEHYGRLFMANIHEHAVLSDELEAKGSGFVAHHGEDFLLANNKQWVGFSMEIGPGGDVYVLDWHDADICGNDVQHKETGRIFRITPEQSLAEDWEGRYDDVKAMSNEQLVELQLSKSAWHARRARVVLQGRAARDEVDATVHDALRHVFASNPDGDLRLRAMWALHVTGGFTPNELMTALDDEDQHVRAWAIQLLTEDHDAPAAATERFIELADRDTSPVVRLYLAAALQRVEHDVRWPIAEHLVMKGDDADDHNIPKMIWFGIEPLVPEDPKRALRLARTSQIPMLTENIARRAVDADELGFLVTSLDDRSEARPALLRGMLAGLEGQVYAEPPDNWERVYGRLKRDRNVADLALEVEQQFGGVEVARQFLATLDDESAPAEDRRRAIRGLADQQHQALFERLPALLDEPEVRIAALRAYAAFDGRWQTGFLLLGRYDSFNADEKLAAVQTLASRPIYGRVLMGAIKEGSVPRRDVPAYVARQLHRVVGSGFLEVWGPITRVSSEKAAAIAKYTTILSDEAVAAADTAHGEQMFTELCAVCHQMFGEGGLIGPDLTGSNRTELDYLLTNILDPSGDIQDVYQTLMVTTRDGRTYSGTVATKSPRSLTLRVVGQDEVVIAQSDIQSFDYFPLSMMPEGLLDPYTDDEVTNLVAYLMTAQEETSPQGP; encoded by the coding sequence ATGAGAGTTCCGGCTGCGCCGGTAGTGGTACCGATCGTTCTACTGGCCCTGGCGGCGCTCGTCGCCGGCTGCACGCAGAACACGGGCGCCGAAGGAGCGGAGGCTCAGGAGACCGCGAGTTCTGTTCTGCTACGAGCCGTCCAGGACGAGGAAACCGGCTCGATCTCGATCTACCGGGAGGGCGAAGAGGAACCGATCGTCACCCAGAACGCCAGCGCGGAGCACCGGCCCTTCCTGCACCCGATCGTCGCCCCGGACGGCAAGGGTCTGGCGACGCAGTACAGCCCGGGCCACCACCCGCACCAGACCGGGCTCTACTGGGGCTTCACCCGCGTCAACGGCGAGCCGATGGACGCGGACACGCTCCGGCAGTGGTTCTACCGCCGCGACAAGCCGGAGGAGATCGCCAAGGCCATCGGCCGGGACTACTTCCACAACCCCGGCGGGGACTACTGGCGGCGCGAATCGGCTTCCGTGGTAACCCAGGCCGGGACCGAGGTGCAGTGGCAGACGGTCTACGGCATGCTGGACGCCGAAGGCAACGCCTTCATGACCGAGACCCAGAACTGGTCCATGCGGGCTGAGGAAGACCGCTTCATCCTCGACCTCGAGTGGGCCGGTGAGGCGCACACCGAGGTCTCGATCAACGAGATGTCCTACGGCGGCATGTTCCTGCGCATGCCCTGGCATAAGGACATCGCCGGCGAGGCCGTCAACGCGGCACGGCAGCGCAACCGCCAGGCGGAGGGCCAGCGCGCGATGTGGGTCGACGTCGGCATGCAGGTCGAAGGCCGCGACGACTTCCTGCACGTCGCGATCTTCGACCACCCGATGAACGCCGGCTACCCCCAGACCTGGCGTGTCGACGGCCAGCTCGGTGTCGGACCCACCCGCGCCCGGATGGGCGACTGGCACATCCCCGAGGGCGCGACCGAGGTCATCCGCCATCGCCTGATCGTCTACACCGGCGAGCTGAACGACCTCGAACTGACCGAGGACTGGGAGGAGTACACCGGGGCCGCCGAGGGCTCCTACTCGACGTCATCGCTATGGGGCATCGCCCAGCGGGAAGCGAAGCAGGAGAAGTTCCTGACCCCGGAAGAGGCGGTCGATGCGATGACCGTGCGCGACGGGTTCAAGGTCAACGCCTGGGCCTCGGAGCCCATGATCACCCAGCCCATGGCCTTCGCCTGGGACGACCGCGGCCGCATGTGGATCGCCGAGAACCGCGACTACGAGACCCGCGGCCGCGGTTTCTCCGGTTCGGGCGACAGCCGCATCCTGATTCTCGAGGACACGGACCGTGACGGCGCCGCCGACAGCAAGAAGGTCTTCGCGGAGGGCATCCCGTTCCCGGCGGCGCTTGCGGTCGGCTTCGACGGCGTCTTCGTCGGCGCGCCGCCCCACCTGCTGTTTCTCCCCGACCGCGACGGCGACGACGTCGCCGACATGGACGACGCCGAGATCCTGCTGACCGGCTGGGGCATCCGCGACCGTCACGAGACGATCAACAGCTTCCACTGGGGGCCCGACGGCTGGCTTTACGGCCTGGAAGGCTTCGCGACGCCCTCCAGGATCCGCAAGCCGGGACCCGACGAGACGATCTACGGCCACAACGACCCCTTCCCCGATGACCTCTTCGAGTACGACGGAGTCGACATCAACGGCGGCGTCTGGCGCTACCACCCGACGAAGGACCGCTTCGAGGTCGTGGCCCACGGCTTCAGCAACCCCTGGGGCATCGACTACGACGCGAAGGGCCAAATCTTCATCACCGCCTGCGTGATTCCCCACCTGTTCCACGTGGTCCCCGGCGGCATCTACCACCGCCAGGGCGGCTCGCACTTCAATCCGTACGTCTACGGCGACATCCGCACGATCGTCAACCACCGGCACCGCTCCGCGCACGGGGGCGCGCGCGTCTACCTGTCGGACGCCTTCCCCGAGGAGCACTACGGCCGGCTCTTCATGGCAAACATCCACGAGCACGCGGTGCTCTCCGACGAGCTCGAGGCGAAGGGCTCCGGCTTCGTCGCGCACCACGGCGAGGACTTCCTGCTCGCCAACAACAAGCAGTGGGTCGGCTTCAGCATGGAGATCGGGCCGGGCGGCGACGTCTACGTCCTCGACTGGCACGACGCGGACATCTGCGGCAACGACGTCCAGCACAAGGAGACGGGACGGATCTTCCGGATCACGCCCGAGCAGTCGCTGGCGGAGGACTGGGAGGGCCGCTACGACGACGTCAAGGCGATGTCGAACGAGCAACTCGTGGAGCTGCAGCTCTCAAAGAGCGCCTGGCACGCGCGGCGAGCACGAGTCGTCCTGCAGGGCCGGGCGGCCAGGGACGAAGTCGACGCCACGGTCCACGACGCGCTGCGCCACGTGTTCGCGTCGAACCCGGACGGCGACCTGCGCCTGCGGGCGATGTGGGCGCTCCACGTCACCGGCGGCTTCACGCCCAACGAGCTGATGACCGCTCTGGACGACGAGGATCAGCACGTTCGCGCCTGGGCGATTCAGCTCCTGACCGAGGACCACGACGCGCCGGCCGCCGCAACGGAGAGGTTCATCGAGCTGGCGGACCGGGACACCTCGCCGGTCGTCCGCCTGTACCTCGCGGCGGCTCTCCAGCGCGTCGAGCACGACGTGCGCTGGCCGATCGCCGAGCACCTGGTCATGAAGGGCGACGACGCCGACGACCACAACATCCCGAAGATGATCTGGTTCGGCATCGAGCCCCTGGTTCCGGAGGACCCGAAGCGCGCGCTCCGGCTCGCCAGGACCTCCCAGATCCCGATGCTCACGGAGAACATCGCCCGCCGCGCGGTCGACGCGGACGAGCTCGGGTTCCTCGTTACCTCGCTCGACGACCGGTCCGAGGCCCGGCCGGCCCTGCTCCGGGGCATGCTGGCCGGACTCGAAGGCCAGGTCTACGCCGAACCCCCGGACAACTGGGAACGGGTCTACGGGCGCCTGAAGCGCGACCGCAACGTCGCCGACCTCGCCCTCGAGGTCGAACAGCAGTTCGGCGGCGTCGAGGTCGCGCGCCAGTTCCTCGCGACCCTCGACGACGAAAGCGCGCCGGCCGAGGATCGACGGCGGGCCATCCGCGGCCTCGCCGACCAGCAGCACCAGGCCCTCTTCGAGCGGCTCCCGGCTCTGCTGGACGAACCCGAGGTGCGGATCGCCGCGCTTCGCGCCTACGCCGCGTTCGACGGCCGCTGGCAAACGGGGTTCCTGCTGCTCGGGCGCTACGACTCCTTCAACGCGGATGAGAAGCTCGCCGCCGTCCAGACGCTCGCCTCCCGCCCCATCTACGGACGCGTGTTGATGGGCGCGATCAAGGAGGGAAGCGTCCCGCGGCGCGACGTGCCGGCCTACGTCGCCCGCCAGCTCCACCGCGTCGTCGGCAGCGGCTTTCTCGAGGTCTGGGGACCGATCACGCGGGTCTCCAGCGAAAAGGCCGCGGCCATCGCGAAGTACACGACGATCCTGAGCGACGAGGCGGTCGCGGCGGCCGACACCGCGCACGGCGAGCAGATGTTCACCGAGCTTTGCGCCGTGTGCCACCAGATGTTCGGCGAAGGCGGTCTGATCGGTCCGGACCTCACGGGTTCCAACCGCACGGAGCTCGATTACCTGCTGACGAACATCCTCGACCCGAGCGGCGACATCCAGGACGTCTACCAGACCCTGATGGTGACCACCCGGGACGGCCGGACCTACTCCGGCACCGTCGCCACGAAGAGCCCCCGCTCCCTGACCCTGCGCGTCGTCGGCCAGGACGAAGTCGTCATCGCGCAGTCGGATATCCAGTCGTTCGACTACTTCCCGCTCTCGATGATGCCGGAGGGACTGCTCGATCCCTACACCGACGACGAGGTGACGAACCTCGTCGCGTACCTGATGACCGCGCAGGAAGAAACGAGCCCTCAGGGCCCCTGA
- a CDS encoding Gfo/Idh/MocA family oxidoreductase: MTNVAMIGLGFGAEFIPIYQAYPGANVHAICRRDEAELNKVGDQFGIERRYTDYDDVLADPDVDYVHINTPIPDHAWMSLAALDAGKHVMCTVPMATTVDDCRKIVEKVAETGLRYMMAETVVYSREFLFIKELYERGELGDIQHLAASHPQDMDGWPSYWERMIPMHYATHVVSPCLGLVNGLAEYVSCFGSGAVRDDIAEKSGNRFAVETCHIKVKDSDLVAHIWRFLYDVARQYRESFDVYGTKKSFEWTLIEDEPHVLHTAKKPEHEIPEKIEVPDYAHLLPEQIRHFTLPQEIHDAEHLSFIQGGGHGGSHPHLVHEFLSALNDDRDPWPNAVTSANWTCVGICAHESALQGGEIIRLPSFTLGP; encoded by the coding sequence ATGACGAACGTCGCCATGATCGGCCTCGGCTTCGGCGCCGAGTTCATCCCCATCTATCAGGCCTACCCCGGCGCCAACGTCCACGCGATCTGCCGCCGGGACGAAGCGGAACTCAACAAGGTGGGCGACCAGTTCGGGATCGAGCGGCGCTACACGGACTACGACGACGTGCTCGCCGATCCGGACGTCGACTACGTCCACATCAACACGCCGATCCCGGACCACGCCTGGATGTCGCTCGCCGCGCTCGACGCCGGCAAGCACGTGATGTGCACCGTGCCGATGGCGACGACCGTCGACGACTGCCGCAAGATCGTCGAGAAGGTCGCGGAGACGGGCCTCAGGTACATGATGGCCGAGACCGTCGTCTATAGCCGCGAGTTCCTGTTCATCAAGGAGCTGTACGAGAGGGGCGAACTCGGCGACATCCAGCACCTGGCGGCCTCGCACCCGCAGGACATGGACGGCTGGCCGTCCTACTGGGAGCGCATGATCCCGATGCACTACGCGACCCACGTCGTCAGTCCGTGCCTGGGCCTGGTCAACGGCCTGGCCGAGTACGTGAGCTGCTTCGGCTCGGGCGCGGTGCGCGACGACATCGCCGAGAAGTCCGGCAACCGCTTCGCCGTCGAGACCTGCCACATCAAGGTCAAGGACAGCGACCTGGTCGCCCACATCTGGCGCTTCCTCTACGACGTCGCCAGGCAGTACCGCGAGAGCTTCGATGTCTACGGCACGAAGAAGAGCTTCGAGTGGACGCTGATCGAAGACGAGCCCCACGTCCTGCACACCGCGAAGAAGCCCGAGCACGAGATCCCGGAGAAGATCGAGGTGCCCGACTACGCGCACCTTCTGCCGGAGCAGATCCGCCACTTCACCCTGCCGCAGGAGATCCACGACGCCGAGCACCTCTCCTTCATCCAGGGCGGCGGCCACGGCGGCTCCCACCCCCACCTCGTCCACGAGTTCCTGAGCGCGCTCAACGACGACCGCGATCCCTGGCCGAACGCGGTCACCAGCGCCAACTGGACCTGCGTCGGCATCTGCGCCCACGAGTCGGCGCTCCAGGGCGGCGAGATCATCCGGCTACCGAGCTTCACGCTCGGACCATAG